The window TCTGCGAGTGTTTCGGCCCCTGGTGCTCGCGCTGCCAGTCCAGCACCTTCTTCAACTCTTCCATCGATCCGTCAGAAGAGTTCTCCATCACCGCTCGTTGTCCCGCCACGCAAAATCTCAGGTCCCAGACCTGGGGGTCGTCGGCATCCAGCACCGGCTCCACCAGCGCCAGGGCCATCTTGTAGTTTTCCAGGCACTGCTTGTTTTCAAACATGGTCGCCGTTTCCGCCAGCATGTTCGCCTTGCGCACAGGGTCGCCCCGGAACTCCATCAGCCTCTTCAGCATCTGTTGCTTCATCCGTTCTGGATCAATGTCGCTGCCAGTGTGCCTCTCATCCAGATCACGTAGAGTCGCCAGAACGATCTCCGCCACCTTCTGCGCCTCCTGCTTCTCCTTCACCGCCACCCGTTGCGCCGCACGCGCCTGCACCGCCTGGTACATAGACACACCTGTCCCAGCGATCAGTGAAAACGCCGCACACACCACCGCCAGCGTCAGCTTCTTGTTCCTCTTCGCCAGCTTCCACACTCGCTCACCAGCACTTACCGCACGGCTCTCGATCGGCTCCCCGTTGAGAAACCTCTCCAGCTCATCCGCCAGAAACCCCGCGCTCGGCAGCCTCCTCCCAGGCCTCTTTTCCAGGCAGCGCAAAATCAACGTCGCCAGATCCGGGTGCACCCGCTTCAGCGACGCCGCAGACACCTCCTGCACAGGCATTTTCTTCGCAGGCTTGCCCTTCCTCACTTTCAGCTTCCCCGACGAGCTGATCTCAGGCTCCTCCTGTGTGATCCTCCTCATCACCTCCACCGCGCTCCCTCCCGTAAACGGCAGCTTCTCCGTCAGCATCTGAAACAGCATCACCCCCAGCGCCCACACATCGCTCGCCGTCGTCACCTCCTTCGCCTTCCCCGCCGCCTGCTCCGGGCTCATGTAGTGCGGCGTCCCCACATACGCGTGGCTCTTCGTCAGTTGAAACTCCGCATCCAAAAGCTTCGCCAGCCCAAAGTCCGACAGCATCGGCCTCCCTCCCACATCCAGCAAAATGTTCGCAGGCTTCAGGTCACGGTGCAGCACCCCGTGCTCATGCGCATACTGCACCGCACGCGCTATCCTCACCATCAGCCCCGCCGCTTCCTTCTCTGCCATCACCCCTCTCCTTTTCAGCCGGTCCGCCAATGATCCCCCCTCCGCCAGCCTCATCGTAAAATACGGCATCCCCTCCTCCTCACCGCTCTCATAGATCGGCACGATGTCAGGGTGGTCCAGCTGCGCCACCGC is drawn from Prosthecobacter vanneervenii and contains these coding sequences:
- a CDS encoding serine/threonine-protein kinase; amino-acid sequence: AVAQLDHPDIVPIYESGEEEGMPYFTMRLAEGGSLADRLKRRGVMAEKEAAGLMVRIARAVQYAHEHGVLHRDLKPANILLDVGGRPMLSDFGLAKLLDAEFQLTKSHAYVGTPHYMSPEQAAGKAKEVTTASDVWALGVMLFQMLTEKLPFTGGSAVEVMRRITQEEPEISSSGKLKVRKGKPAKKMPVQEVSAASLKRVHPDLATLILRCLEKRPGRRLPSAGFLADELERFLNGEPIESRAVSAGERVWKLAKRNKKLTLAVVCAAFSLIAGTGVSMYQAVQARAAQRVAVKEKQEAQKVAEIVLATLRDLDERHTGSDIDPERMKQQMLKRLMEFRGDPVRKANMLAETATMFENKQCLENYKMALALVEPVLDADDPQVWDLRFCVAGQRAVMENSSDGSMEELKKVLDWQREHQGPKHSQTLFTMLTLGKNYNIRGEGVEAEALLSEVCREVDGNDLYSHRHQALCRMEHMTAVFNAGSQERALALGREYGRKALAELGDGHVMTARSLGRLASCYRKAGLLDEAEVEGRKALEIYWRSVGPDNVYAKDCLSELSGLLGRKGKKAERLALVREAVQICDMRLGPGHSFSLYRVECCLYVQNEMKLHEESVKMGEEWLQRVRTENGGLPADADGVMRELAKAYAARNDHVNAERILRDLVQVMQKHQPEDVQHYADLSNLADELTDQNKPAEAVPLLKKAILGLETAGDAKPQLSGIALPKARKRLARAEKELAKEKSAVK